The segment CAAAGCTCGTGCTGCTGGCGCGCGATGCCGCGGAGCACCTCGACGGCGTTCGCACGACGGTCGGCCGCGTCGAGGTGTCGCCCAATACCATCAACGTGGTGCCCGGCCGCGTCGAGATGACGCTCGACGTGCGTTCGCCCTGCGACGCCGGTCTCGACGAGGCCCTGCGCGCCGCGGATGAGGCCTGTCGCGCCGTCGAGGCGACGGATCGGGTCGAGGCGCGGCGCATGGAGTTCTGGCGCAGTCCGGTGACGCCGTTTGCGCCGAAGGTGATCGCGGCGGTGGCCGGCGCCGCGGAGACCCGAGGCTTCAGCGCGATGCGCCTGTGGGCCGGCGCCGGCCACGACGCCAAATACATGGCGGACCGCTATCCCGCCGGCATGATCTTCGTGCCGAGTCAAGACGGCCTCAGCCACAACGAGGCGGAGTGGACGCCGCCCGAGGACTGCGCGCGGGGGGCCGCGGTGCTCCTCGACGCCGTGCTCGCGCTCGCCGGGACCGCGTAGGCGCTCCGGAGGAAAACTCGCCGCGGCGGCGAGAAGGTTCATCCGCGATACGTTCCACGAACGCCACGACGTCATATCGTGCGTAAGGGGGAACGCGCGTATGGCTACCACGACCACCGCCGCCCGGACGGCGGACCACGAGGTCACGTACTATCCCGAGGACCGCCTGCCCTGGCCCCAAACGACCCTGCTCGGCATCCAGCACGTCATGGCGATGTTCGGCGCCACCGTCCTCGTCCCGCTCATCCTCGGCTTCAACGTCAACACGGTGCTCTTTTTCAGCGGAGTCGCCACGCTGATCTTCATCGCCGTGACCGGCGGCAAGGTCCCGAGCTACCTCGGCTCGTCGTTCTCGTTCATCGGCTCGGTGCTCGCGATCCAGGGCGGCGCGGGGCACAACCAGCCGCTCGCCTTCGCCGGCATCTTCGTCGCGGGCGCCCTGTACTTCATCGTCGGGGGGATCGTGCATCTCGTCGGGACGCGGGTCATCCGCTTCTTCATGCCGCCGGTCGTCACGGGCACCGTCGTCGCGGTGATCGGCCTCGCGCTGGCGGGCCCCGCGTGGGCGAGCTACTCGAAGGACCTGTTCACCGCGACCGTGACGGTGCTGGCCGCCGCGATCGCGAGCGTGTACCTGCGCGGGTTCCTGCGCCTGCTGCCGATCCTCGCCGGCATCGTCATCGGCTATGTGGTCGCGCTCCTCGATCCCGCCTGCGGGGCGGCCGCCGCGGGGTGTCACGTCAACCTCGGCCTCGTCTCCGGTGCCGCCTGGTTCGGCCACCCGCAGTTCAGCTTTCCGCAGTTTACCGCCAGGGCCATCAGCCTCTTCTGGTTCATCCCGATCGTGCTGGTCGCCGAGAACGCCGGGCACGTGTACGCGATCAGCGGCCTGATGAAGCGGGATCTCAGCGGCTACCTCGGCCGGACGTTCATGGGCGACGGCCTGGGGACGATGCTGAGCGCGCTCTTCGGCGGCACCGGTGAGACCACGTACGCGGAGAACATCGGCGTCATGGGGGTGACGCGCGTCTTCTCGATTCCGGTCTACATCGTCGCCGCGATCGTGGCCATCCTGCTCGGGTTCGTCCCGAAGTTCGGCGGGTTGGTCAACAGCATTCCGGCGAGCGTCCTCGGCGGCATCGAGCTGTACCTCTTCGGCCTCATCGCGGCGATCGGCGGCAAGATCTGGGTGGACGG is part of the bacterium genome and harbors:
- a CDS encoding solute carrier family 23 protein, which translates into the protein MATTTTAARTADHEVTYYPEDRLPWPQTTLLGIQHVMAMFGATVLVPLILGFNVNTVLFFSGVATLIFIAVTGGKVPSYLGSSFSFIGSVLAIQGGAGHNQPLAFAGIFVAGALYFIVGGIVHLVGTRVIRFFMPPVVTGTVVAVIGLALAGPAWASYSKDLFTATVTVLAAAIASVYLRGFLRLLPILAGIVIGYVVALLDPACGAAAAGCHVNLGLVSGAAWFGHPQFSFPQFTARAISLFWFIPIVLVAENAGHVYAISGLMKRDLSGYLGRTFMGDGLGTMLSALFGGTGETTYAENIGVMGVTRVFSIPVYIVAAIVAILLGFVPKFGGLVNSIPASVLGGIELYLFGLIAAIGGKIWVDGRVDFSNRANLATVAIPLILAASGADVKAGASFEINNLGLGALGAIVLYQILRPGAGISDEPPGAADA